One window from the genome of Engraulis encrasicolus isolate BLACKSEA-1 chromosome 16, IST_EnEncr_1.0, whole genome shotgun sequence encodes:
- the clul1 gene encoding clusterin-like protein 1, which yields MRALAVAVVLMASLGVFHCAKEGPFPGISEETLKQLSMEGEKYVDEAVRKALYGIKQMKDVMAKNEEKHKHLMTSLQRSGEKKKGAEELVGEMENKLGEMEERCQDSVAAFWEDCRPCLEEKCKAFYTSTCRRSFSAFTNRVGNFFRKVGTHFGPPRRSEEAVVIEDGPTESPEQEAVRIEDSFSSLLAKVGGLVSRCAVLVSRMHRELDANLRKTFDPQAQAEKMEMEIALPSPGEDLDSGFLKGVGLDEVMESFFDFGRSVVEEFGAVLTQVFDDIGDAAEQEKKRERELFPRFLENRKLCRALRRQSSECWQLQHQCSACQGSTLSECPNIRDLNIELGEAAEMLEAAKQQYEEVLDIVQRHTDDTVTWLSNMAAEFDWVTELASNNSAPDDLFSVIRVQTQIGEGESGPDGKTKVQVTILNSPLLTLSVPAELEVEGPDFVKYVAEEALDQFKQRVRPGDDN from the exons ATGAGGGCCCTCGCTGTGGCTGTCGTGCTGATGGCCTCTCTGGGCGTCTTCCACTGTGCCAAAGAGGGGCCCTTTCCCGGCATTTCTGAGGAGACCCTGAagc AGCTGTCTATGGAGGGTGAGAAGTACGTGGATGAGGCTGTGAGGAAGGCCCTGTACGGCATCAAGCAGATGAAGGATGTCATGGCCAAGAACGAGGAGAAGCACAAACACCTCATGACGTCCCTCCAGCGCAGCGGCGAGAAGAAAAAG GGGGCAGAGGAGCtcgtgggagagatggagaacaagctgggagagatggaggagcggTGCCAGGACTCGGTGGCAGCCTTCTGGGAGGACTGCAGACCCTGCCTGGAGGAGAAGTGCAAGGCCTTCTACACCTCCACCTGCAGACGCAGCTTCTCCGCCTTCACCAACAGG GTGGGCAACTTCTTCCGCAAGGTGGGCACCCACTTCGGGCCGCCGCGTCGTTCTGAGGAGGCGGTGGTGATCGAGGACGGCCCGACGGAGAGCCCCGAGCAGGAGGCGGTGAGGATCGAGGACTCCTTCAGCAGCCTGCTGGCGAAGGTGGGCGGCTTGGTGAGCCGCTGCGCCGTGCTCGTCTCCCGCATGCACCGTGAGCTCGACGCCAACTTGCGCAAGACCTTTGACCCTCAG gccCAGGCCgagaagatggagatggagatcgcGCTGCCATCCCCCGGCGAGGACCTGGACTCCGGCTTCCTCAAGGGTGTGGGCCTGGACGAGGTGATGGAGTCCTTCTTCGACTTTGGCCGCAGCGTGGTGGAGGAGTTCGGCGCCGTGCTTACACAGGTGTTCGACGACATCGGAGACGCCGCCgagcaggagaagaagaggg AGAGGGAGCTGTTCCCGCGCTTCCTGGAGAACAGGAAGCTGTGCCGGGCCCTCCGCAGGCAGTCCTCCGAGTGCTGGCAGCTGCAGCACCAGTGCTCCGCCTGCCAGGGCTCCACACTGTCAG aGTGCCCCAACATCAGGGACCTCAACATTGAGCTGGGAGAGGCAGCTGAGATGCTGGAGGCCGCCAAGCAGCAGTACGAGGAGGTCCTGGACATCGTGCAGCGCCACACGGACGACACGGTCACCTGGCTGAGCAACATGGCCGCCGAGTTCGACTGGGTGACCGAGCTGGCCAGCAACAACAGTGCCCCCGACGACCTCTTCAGCGTCATCAGA GTGCAGACACAGATTGGTGAGGGCGAGAGCGGGCCAGACGGCAAGACTAAGGTGCAGGTGACCATCCTGAACTCTCCGCTCCTCACGCTGTCCGTGCCAGCCGAGCTGGAGGTGGAGGGCCCTGACTTTGTCAAGTATGTGGCCGAGGAGGCTCTGGACCAGTTCAAGCAGAGGGTCCG gCCAGGAGATGACAATTAA